AGTAGAGCTGCCAGGCCATGATGAATGCTGTGGATTCGGGGGTCTATTTGCGGTCAAGATGCCCGAGATCTCCTCAGCCATGTTGGCGCGCAAGCTGAACCACATCGCTCGTTGTGGGGCCAACGTCATCGTCACAAGCGATGTGAGCTGCATGACCCAGATCAACGGTGGGCTCCGCAGGGCACGTATGCCTCAACGCGTTTGGCACCTGGCTCACTTCCTCGCGGCACATCGGGCTCTAAAGTAGCTACCAAGGGCTTTTTACGATGGCTGCGTTGCTGGCCTCCAGAAAAGGTTTCACAGATGCGCACCCTGTAATAAGAGACGAGCAGCGAGACCTCAAGCGGGGTCTCGCTGCTCGTGAGCAAAGGAGGAGGAAGAATCGCTCTGAATTTTATTGATTTTTTTGATATTTACGGTGAGCCAGATTACGATTCTCCAAAGCTCGCCCTCTAGCGCCGTTTCAGATGCCGATATTCAGCAGCTGCCCACGCCAAGGACTTGCTAACGCACGGTGATCAGGTCTTTGAGTTTGGCAAAGGTCGCCTCGCCAATCCCAGGCACGCGCAGCAAATCCTCTGGCTTTTCGTAGGGACGCCCTTCGATGATCCGTCGAGCCTTTTCCGGCCCGATCCCCGGCAAGGTGTCTAGCTCCTCCAGGGTGGCTGTGTTGATGTTCACGCGAGGCGAACCCGTTTCACCACCCGCTGGCTGAGCCGACGGTCCAGAGATCGTGGGCACTTGTGTCGTCTCACCGGCGCGTGGCACATGGATGTGCATCCCATCTGCCAGAGGCAAGGCCAAGTTCACTGCGCTGGGATCAGCCGCAGCGGCTAGGCCACCAGCGGCACGAATCGCATCGCGCACGATCGAGTTCGGCGGCAGCTCATATACATCTGGATTCTGCACTGCTCCGCTCACGTACACGCGGATTGGCGACGGCGTAGCGGTGGGCATAGGGCTGGGTGGGGGAATCAGCTCGATTGGGGTACCTAACGGACGGCGCATGGCGAGCACCAGCAAACCGCTCAGCAGCCCCCAAGCTAGCGACAGAAACACATAGCCCCGAAACCGAAGCCACCAATCCTGCACTTTCTCCTCCAGAGTCCTCGACTACAAGTACAAGATGGCGGCTTGATTGTGGCAAAGGGCGCTTACTGATCGCTCACCGCTCGCCCGCGAGTAGCACGCGCTCGACGCACCAGATCCGGCAGGTGTCCCAACACCTGCTGCAGTTCTTCCACAGAATGTACTTCAGTGGCTAAGGTAAAGACTCCTTGCTCTTCCCATGCAGTGCGGTAGGCTAATCCAGCCTGCCTGATCCGAATAGCCCGAGTCGGCTGTAAGGGCTGGGTAGCGGTAAACAAAAGCCGGCCTGTGCCATC
Above is a window of Anaerolineae bacterium DNA encoding:
- a CDS encoding ComEA family DNA-binding protein gives rise to the protein MQDWWLRFRGYVFLSLAWGLLSGLLVLAMRRPLGTPIELIPPPSPMPTATPSPIRVYVSGAVQNPDVYELPPNSIVRDAIRAAGGLAAAADPSAVNLALPLADGMHIHVPRAGETTQVPTISGPSAQPAGGETGSPRVNINTATLEELDTLPGIGPEKARRIIEGRPYEKPEDLLRVPGIGEATFAKLKDLITVR